Proteins encoded together in one Dermacentor variabilis isolate Ectoservices chromosome 2, ASM5094787v1, whole genome shotgun sequence window:
- the LOC142571643 gene encoding uncharacterized protein LOC142571643 isoform X1 encodes MSSHVRFFHRRNQSREQRLLAIQQAASAASRGQHLSRDMKALLTNLSPAERRLVAIKNNLQVTPGQAVPFRRVRSQSVMFQADPSRRSPVRARSLSVSDFGERPRLQSFGAPGRLTAHEEDDRFRRYTRQVYVLFAVLAAVVAAVACYTFQRIRHRKDQQPHDAAQQLDL; translated from the exons AT GTCGTCGCACGTCCGGTTCTTCCACCGACGGAACCAGAGCCGTGAGCAGCGGCTTCTGGCCATCCAGCAGGCGGCCTCGGCGGCCAGCAGAGGCCAACACCTGTCGCGCGACATGAAGGCCCTGCTCACCAACCTGTCGCCCGCCGAGCGAAGGCTGGTCGCCATCAAGAACAACCTCCAG GTGACCCCGGGCCAGGCGGTGCCCTTCCGGCGGGTGCGGTCTCAGTCGGTGATGTTCCAGGCTGACCCCAGCCGCCGCAGCCCCGTGCGCGCTCGCTCGCTGTCGGTCAGCGACTTCGGCGAGCGGCCCCGGCTGCAAAGCTTCGGCGCTCCGGGGCGGCTCACGGCGCACGAGGAGGACGACCGATTCCGGAGGTACACGCGCCAGGTGTACGTCCTGTTCGCGGTGCTGGCCGCCGTCGTCGCGGCGGTCGCCTGCTACACCTTCCAGAGGATCCGACACCGGAAGGACCAGCAGCCGCACGACGCGGCACAGCAGCTGGACTTATGA
- the LOC142571643 gene encoding uncharacterized protein LOC142571643 isoform X2, with the protein MKALLTNLSPAERRLVAIKNNLQVTPGQAVPFRRVRSQSVMFQADPSRRSPVRARSLSVSDFGERPRLQSFGAPGRLTAHEEDDRFRRYTRQVYVLFAVLAAVVAAVACYTFQRIRHRKDQQPHDAAQQLDL; encoded by the exons ATGAAGGCCCTGCTCACCAACCTGTCGCCCGCCGAGCGAAGGCTGGTCGCCATCAAGAACAACCTCCAG GTGACCCCGGGCCAGGCGGTGCCCTTCCGGCGGGTGCGGTCTCAGTCGGTGATGTTCCAGGCTGACCCCAGCCGCCGCAGCCCCGTGCGCGCTCGCTCGCTGTCGGTCAGCGACTTCGGCGAGCGGCCCCGGCTGCAAAGCTTCGGCGCTCCGGGGCGGCTCACGGCGCACGAGGAGGACGACCGATTCCGGAGGTACACGCGCCAGGTGTACGTCCTGTTCGCGGTGCTGGCCGCCGTCGTCGCGGCGGTCGCCTGCTACACCTTCCAGAGGATCCGACACCGGAAGGACCAGCAGCCGCACGACGCGGCACAGCAGCTGGACTTATGA